Part of the Streptomyces sp. NBC_01460 genome, TGGCCCCGGGAGGTGTGGGAGGAGGACGTACGGCTGATGAGGGAGGCCGGGGTGAACATCGTCTCCCTCGCGATCTTCTCCTGGGCCCGCATCCAGCCCGCCCGCGACGCGTGGGACTTCGCCTGGCTCGACGAGGTGATGGACCTCCTGCACGCGGGCGGGATCGGCGTCGACCTGGCCACCGCCACCGCGTCCCCGCCGCCCTGGCTGACCACGGAGCACCCGGAGATCCTCCCGGTGACCGCGTCCGGCGAGACGGTCTGGCCCGGCGCCCGGCAGCACTGGCGCCCCACGTCGCCGGTCTTCCGCGAGCACGCCCTGCGGCTGGTCCGCGCGATGGCCGAACGCTATGCGGACCACCCCGCGCTGGTCGCCTGGCACGTCTCCAACGAGCTGGGCTGCCACAACGTCTACGACTACTCCGACGATGCCGCGCGTGCCTTCCGTGCCTGGCTGCGCACCCGCTACACCACGCTCGATTCCCTCAACCACGCCTGGGGCACCGCGTTCTGGGCGCAGCGCTACAGCGCCTGGGAACAGATCCTGCCGCCCCGGCTGGCCGCCTCCCACCCCAACCCGACGCAGCAGCTGGACTTCAAGCGCTTCTCGTCCGACGCGCTGAAGGACCATCTGCGACTGGAACGCGACCTGTTGCGTACGATCACTCCCTCCGTCCCCGTCACCACGAACTTCATGGTCATGAGCGGGACCAAGGGGATGGACTACGCAGACTGGGCCGGGGAGGTCGACTTCGTCTCCAACGACCACTACGTCGTGCCCGGTCCGCAGTGCCGCGAGGAGCTGTCCTTCTCCGCCAGTCTCTCCGGCGGCATCTCCGGAGGGCGTCCGTGGTTCCTCATGGAGCACTCCACCAGCGCCGTCAACTGGCAGCCGGTCAACCTGGCCAAGCTGCCCGGCGACCTCGCCCGCGACTCGCTCCTGCACGTCGCGCACGGGGCCGACGCCGTGTGCTTCTTCCAGTGGCGCCAGTCGGCCGCCGGGGCCGAGAAGTACCACTCGGCGATGCTCCCGCACGCCGGAGCGGACAGCGATCTCTTCCGGGCGGTGACCGGACTCGGGCAGGACCTCCGCGCACTGGCGCCGGTCGCGGGCTCGGAGCGTGAACCGGCCCAGGTCGGCATCGTCTTCGACTGGGACTCGTGGTGGGCGAGCGAGCAGGACTCCCATCCCACCGCCCGCCTCGACTACCACCAGGAGGCGCTCGACTGGTACTCCGCCCTCCTCGACCTGGGCATCCGGGCCGACGTGGTCCCGGCCCGCTCGGACCTGAGCCGCTACCGGCTCGTCATCGCCCCCGTGCTGCACGTCGTCCCCGCGGCGCTGGCCAAGGAGCTGACGCGGTACACCGAGAACGGCGGCCATCTGGTCACGACGTACTTCTCCGGTGTCGTCGACGAGAACGACCACATCTGGCTCGGCGGCTATCCCGGAGCACTGCGGGACCTGCTCGGGATCCGCATCGAGGAGTTCGGCCCGCTCCTCGACGGGGACACGGTCGAGGTGGACGGCGGCGCCACGGGCAGCATGTGGACCGACCGGATCACCGTCAGCGCGCCGGATGTGGAGGTGCTGGCCCACTACCGCAGCGGTGTGTACGCGGGCCGCCCCGCCGTCACCCGCCGGGCCGTGGGCGCCGGCTCGGCCGCGTACGTCTCCACCCGCCTGGGCGCCGACGGTCTCGGCGGACTGCTGCCGCGGCTGCTGGCCCCCGCCGGGGTCACCGGTGAGCTGCCTGCCGACGCGGCCGGCAGGGTCGAACTGGCCGTGCGCCGCGACGCCGGTCACCGCTACCTGTTCCTGGTCAACCGCACCGACGGGCCGGTGCCGGTGGCCGGGCTCGCCGGAGATCTCCTGATCGGCACGGCCGAGGCGGGCGCTGTCGTCCTCCCGCCGAGGGGGGTCGCCGTCCTGCGGCAGCCCGCCGCCTGACGTCCTCGGACCGCTCGGACAGCGCACCCTCGTGACCTGCCGGTCGCGAGGGTGCCGGCGTGGGGAGCGCTGCCCGCCGTCTCAGAACCCTTCCGCATGGCGAGACGGCCGGGCATCCGGAGTGATCCAGTCCGTATATTCGCACGCATGTCTGCATCGGCCCCGCCTCTGTGCCTCGCGCTGTTCGCGCACTCGGCGTGGTGCGTCGACGACGGGCTCTGTCGCGGCTGAATCCCGTGTCGGCCCGCGTCCCGCGCCGTCGACCGCCCACGCCGCCGTCCGCCGAGCATCACCCGGAGACCTTCCGTGACCACCGCGCCACCTGCCGGGCCGGCCGCGCCGCCGCGCGCCCTGCCCGCCCTCTTCGTCCCTTCCCCCACCTCGGCGCCGCAGCCCGAGGCGCCCGCCCTGCCCCCGGTGCGCAGGACACCCCTCGTCGTGTCCGGGCTGCTCGCAGCGGCCCTGACCGCGTACGTGTGGTCCGCGCACGGGGCCAAGCCGGGCGTGCTGCTCCTGCTGGGGCTCGGCCTGGGCGTCGCGCTGTTCCACTCCCGGTTCGGCTTCACCTCCGCCTGGCGTCAGCTCATCGCCGTCGGCAACGGCACCGGGCTGCGGGCGCACGCGCTGCTGCTCGGCACCACCGCCACGCTCTTCGCCCTGATCATCGGCACGAGCACCGGGCTGTTCGGCTCACAGCCCGCGCCCTCCGCCGGGACCCTCGGGGTCGGTCTCGTCGTCGGCTCCCTGCTCTTCGCCATCGGGATGCAGCTCGGCGGGGCCTGCGCCTCCGGAACACTCTTCGCCGTGGGCTCCGGGCAGACCTCCGTACTCCTGACCCTCGGCGGGTTCATCGCCGGAGCCACGCTCGCGGCCTGGCAGTTCGACCTGTGGAAGGACCTCCCCGCCTGGGAGCCGGTCGTCCTCTCCGAACACATCGGCTGGTTCGGCTCCTGGGCCGTGACGATTGCCGCGCTGCTCCTGGTGGTCGTGGTCACGCGGCGCGTGCAGGCCCGCCGCAACCCCCCGCCCCTCGGCGCCGTACCGTCGGCGCGCACGGCGGCGGTGCGGGCCCTGCGCGGCTCCTGGCCACTGGCCGCGGGCGCCCTGGTGCTGGCCGTGCTCGGCGCGGGCGTCCTGCTGGTGTCCGGCGGGGCCTGGGGCGTTACCAGCGCGTTCAGCCTGTGGGGTTCCGAGCTGGTGGGCGCCCTCGGAGGCCATCCGGAGAACTGGACGTGGTGGCGGCAGGCGGGCAACGCGGAGATGCTCGCCGGGCCGGTCCTGGCCGACAAGACCAGCCTCACCGACATCGGCATCATGATCGGTGCCGCGGTGGCGGCGGCGCTCGGCGGGACCTGGGCCCTGCACCGCGGGATTCCGTGGCGCACGGCCGTCGCGTCGGTGCTCGGCGGTGTGCTGATGGGCATCGGTGCCCGGCTGGCCGGAGGCTGCAACATCGGGGCCTACCTGGCGGGCGTCGCCTCGGGCAGTCTGAGCGGCTGGCTGTGGGGTGCCGTCGCCCTGGGCGGCACCTGGATCGGGCTCAAGCTGCGCCCGCTGTTCGGCCTGGGCAACCCGAAGCCGGGCGACGGGGTCTGCTGACCGGTCTGCCGACCTGTCCGGCTCGCAGCCGGCGCGGCGGCCGCCCGCCCGCCCGGGGTCCCGCCCCACCGCATCCGACGCGTCCAACCCATGCGTCCGACGCATCCACTGCATCCGACGCCTTCACGGCGGGCCCGCCCGGCCCGCCGTGAAGGCGTTGTCCGTGTCAGGCGAAGCGCCGGAGGTGGTCGGCGGTGCCGTTGTCCACCCCGGTGGTGGGGCACTGTGCCGCCGGGTGAACGTCCAGAGCGTCAGCCCGAGGAAGCTGAACGCGGCACCCAGCCCGCACACGGCGCCCCAGCCGGCCACCGTGTAGAGGGTGGTCGCGGCGATGGCACCGGTGGCGCTGCCGATGGAGTAGAAGACCATGTACCCGCCGATCAGCCGACTGCCCGCGTCCGGGTGCAGCGCGTGGATCAGGGTCTGGTTGGTGACATGGACCGCCTGTACGGCGAGGTCGAGAAGGATGATGCCGACGACCAGCGCCCAGAGCGAGCCGCGCGTGAACGCCAAAGGCAGCCACGAGGCTGTGAGCAGTGCGAGGGCGGTGCCGGTGGTCCGGCGGGAGAGCCCACGGTCGTTCAGGCGGCCCGCCGCGGTCGCGGCCACAGCCCCGGCGGCACCGATCAGCCCCAACGCCCCGATCTTGCTGTGGGACAGGAAGTACGGGGCCTCGCTGAGGGGCAGTGCGACGCTGCTCCACAGTGTGCTGAAGGCGGCGAAGATCAGCAGACCGAAGAGGGCCCGGAGCCGCAACAGGCGTTCCCGTGCGAAGAGGGTGAGGGTGGAGCGCAGGAGTTCCCCGTAGCGCAGGGGTGTCGTCGGGACGCCGGTGTGACGTGGCAGCACTCGGTGGAGGACCAGGGCGAGCAGGGCGGTGAGCGCCGCCGAAGCGAGGTAGACGGAGCGCCAGCCCGCGAGATCGGCCACGAAGCCGGACGCGGTGCGGGCCAGCAGGATGCCGATGACCACGCCGCTGGTGACCAGGCCGACGACCCGTCCGCGCTCCGCGGGCGCGGCCATCGACGCGGCGAAGGCCACCAGTGTCTGCGTCACCACCGCGAGAAGTCCCAGCGCGGCCATGGCCGCGAGCAGGACCACCGCCGTGTGCGCGGTGGCCACCACGGCCAGCGCCACCACCAGGAGCAGCAACTGACCCACGACGAGCCGCCTGCGGTCGGCCACATCGCCCAGCGGTACGAGGAGGAAGAGCCCCAGCCCGTATCCGACATGGGTCAGGGTGACGACGCCGCCCACAAGAGCCGGGCTCATGCCGAGGTCGTGGCCCATGGTCACGAGGAGCGGCTGGGAGAAGTAGACGTTGGCCACTGCGGCCCCGCAGGCGACGGCGAACAGGGCGACGACGCCCCTGGACAGGGCTGACGCGGACCCCTCCCCGTTCCGGGCCTCGGTCCGTGGTTCCACAGCTTCGCTGTCGCCCGGCATCAGCACTCCTCCGCACAGCTGGTTTCATCTTGCTACCGATGGGGACGCTAGCGCGCTTTGGTAGCATGTTGCAACCGTGGTGAGAGTGAGGACGCAATGGTGGCCAGGACGCGCTTCGACGACAGTGAATGTCCGGTCGCCCGGTCGGTGGACGCGATCGGCGACTGGTGGTCCCTGCTGATCGTGCGGGACGCCTTCGACGGAAGCCGGCGGTTCGGGGAGTTCCAGCGCAGCCTCGGCGTGGCGAAGAACATCCTCACCGCTCGTCTGCGCGCGCTGGTCGCCGGTGGAGTGCTCGCTTCGGTCCCCGCCTCGGACGGCAGCGCCTACCGCGAGTACGTACTGACTCCGAAGGGCGAAGCGCTCTTCCCCGTCATCGTCGCGCTCCGGCAGTGGGGTGAGCAGAACTTCTTCGTCCCCGGCGAGCCCCACTCGGAGTTGGTCGACCGCCGTCAGGGGAATCGCCTCCGCGCCCTGGAAGTGCTGTCCGAGGACGGGCGACGGCTGAGTCCCGACGACACCACCGTCCACAAGGTCGCTCCCCGGTGAGCCCGGCGCCCGTCACTCGCCGTTCTCCGCGACGATGGCCCCGGAAGCCCACGCGGCGGGCCGAGAAGCGCGCCATCGCCGAGTACGGCATCAACCGCTTCGAGCGGCGCAGCGCGGTCGCGACCGCCACGACGGGCCCGTCGTCCATCGCGAAGCCGCCGTGTTGATCCCAGCCGTCCAGGAACCGCTCTGACCAGCACCGCAACAACGGGCCTCATGCGACGTCGAATTCGTGGACCGTGCTCAGTCCGTCCAGGTCAAAACTGCCAGCCCACGTCGGCCGGCGACGAGATAGAAACTCTGCAGCAGCCCGAAATGCTCAACAAGGTACTCGCGTGGGTGTCCGCCGAACCCTCGGAATCCGCATGCTTCGGCGGCTTCCACGTGGTCCGCAGGCAGGCACCTGAGTATGTCGTCGACGTCCAGAGCGGCCAGTTCGCGGGCCAGTTCGGCCACTACTGCAGGAGCGAGAAGGGCTGGAGGGGAGTCGAAGCCGTCATGGACCCCGGGATGATCAAGGAACTCGACATCGCCACCTGGGTCTCCCGAGATGCTCCGCCTGAGGAGCTGGACACACGGACCCTCGACAGGCATGCGCTGACAGAACCAGATCAAGCCCCAGATCGCCCAGTCGAGATCCACCGTGTCCTCCACGGGTGGATCCCAATCGGGGTCGCCGTCCGGAGACGCCTCCGCAATCGCACGGCACTGAGCCAGGTACTGCGGGGTCACCCGTGCGAGTTGCTGGGTCAGTGCCATACGGTGAAGTGACCCCTTTCCCACCTGGGAGCGCGGTGGTGGCTGCCTTGTTCCACTGCGTCATGCGCCTTCGGTGCCCAAGCGCTCCGCCGACCGGAGAAGGTACTGGGGCAGTTTTGAACTGGCCGCCAGGACCTCGACACCGATCAGCCGTCCCTGTTCGTCGAAGTCAAGGTTGATCATGCCGTCGACGTCCACCGGATCGCAGGGATACGTGTGCGCTGACTTCACGCGATCCTGCGGATCGGTGAAGTACACGTATGCTGCGTCCACAGCCCTGTCGTACGTAACCCTCACAGTGAACTGGCTCCCTCGGTGTCGTCGATGACTGCGCTGTCCATGTCTGTGGCGGCCCCATGCCACCGCGGCGAGCCGCAGAGCCAGGACCGCCTTGACGATGCCGGTGGTGCGAGTGCTGCCGCAACAGGGTTTGTGCAGGAGGCGTCAGATCTTGAGGGCTCCGCAGGCTCCCTGGTAACCCTTGTCGGCCCAGGTCTGCATGTCGGCTTCGGTGAGTGCGCCGATCACACGCCCACGACGGCAGGTAGTCCTTCCAGGGCCGTCGGCCGGAGACCTGGATGTTCTTGCCGTTGTGCTGGGCCGACCAACAACTCGATCGGACTTCGGGACCACTCGCCTAGAACACCGTGGCAGCCGGTGGCGTCCACCGCTTGGAGCGGGGGACCGAGCCGGGGACGTCGTAGTCCTTCTTGAGCTGCTCGGGGATCGCGTAGTGCATGACGCGTCCCCGGGTCAGGGAGGACAGCTCGAGGGAGGTCGTCAGCCGGCCGATGTGGTCCAAGGCCCAGGCACCGAGCGGGGAACGGTCCTCGATGCTCTCCAGGGCCCCCAGCAGGTGGGGCACTGTCCTGACCAGGGTGTCCCACGAGGAGCGGGGCACCTGGAGCCAGTCCGCGCAGGTGTCGCCGACCAGGTGGCGGATGAGGGCGGAGACGACCGGGTCGAGGAAGGTCCCCGGTACGACCTCCTCGTACAGGTCGATGAGCTGGCGCGTCAGGTGCGCTCCCTCCGGGGAAGGCCCCATGTGCCGGACCATGTACAGGTCGAGGAAGCGGCGGGCGTCCTCGAGCGTCCGGGGCACGGTGTCCTGGTCCACTCCGAGCATCGCACCGACCACGCGCCAGGCGTAGTAGTACGACTCGGCGCCGTCCGTCGACATGTGGATGCCGAGACGATGCAGGCTGTCGAGAACCAGCAGGGAGAAGAACATCTGCCCGCCGATCATGTCCTCCTGGCAGATCGGCGTCCCGAGCGCCCCGGTGTCCCAGCGGTTCTCGCGTGTCAGGTGGTGACGGATGGAGGCATGGAGGAGCCGGACCTTCTGGGCCGCGGGGATGAAGGGACTGCCCGCCTCGAACGCCCCTGGCTGCATCAGGTAGACGGTGAACTGCCCGGTCTCCGCCATCCGTCTGGAGGGGTAGTCGAGCCCGTGGGTGGCCGACAGCAGCTTCGCCACGTGGGGGACGAGGTAGCAGGCGGGCATCGAGGCGAAGGACAGCGCGGTGGAGATGTGCACGTTGTTGTCGGCGAAGAACAGCCGTGCCTTCTCCATCTCGCCCCAGTCGACCCAGGCCGGTGGTGCGCCGGTGGCCTCGAGGTACTCGCGTGCTACGTCGGGCAGCCCGTCCGGCAAGGGGGAGCCGGCGGTGGAGACGTACCGCATCAGGGAGTTGAACTTGCCCACCTCCCCGCGTTCGAAGAGTGCGGCGACGGTGGCGTCGGCGAGTTCGTCCCCGGCCAGGCGAAGGGAGTTCAACGACGACTCGGTGTAGCTCATGGCAAGGCTCCTTGTACTGAGGGAGGTGTGTTCCGTACGAGGCCGTGACGCACGCCGTTCCAGGCCGAGCTGCCCGGCGCGCCTGCGCGGTCAGGACACGCGGACGGTCACCGACCGTGCCAGCGTGGTCAGGGCCGAGGCGGCCGGGGCGGGCACACCGAGCCCGGCCAGGGCGCCGAGAGCCTCCTCCACCCGTGCGCTGATCATCTCCTCGACGCGGTCGGGTGCGTGGAGCCGGCACATCAGCTCACGCACCGCGCGCAGACCCTCCGCGTCCAGATCCCGCCGGCCCAGGAGGGCCCGCAAATGCTGCCGCTCGGCCTCGCCTGCGAGGCGCCAGGTCTCCGCCAGCAGGGTCGTGGGCCGGTGTCCCCGCAGGTCGTCGGTGTTGGCCTTCCCCGTCCGCTCGGGGTTCCCGAACAGGCCGAGCAGGTCGTCCCGGAGCTGGAACGCCTCGCCGAGCGGGAGCCCGTACGCCGAGAAGCCCTCGCGTATCCGGTCGCCGGCCCCGGCCAGGGCACCGCCGATCAGCAGGGGCTGCTCGACGGTGTACTTGGCCGTCTTGAACCGGATCACCTTGAGCGATTCGGTGGTGTCCGGGGGTGCTCCGGTACGGAGGATCTCCAGGCACTCACCGGCGATCAGGTCCCGGGCCAGGTCCGACCACAAGGGGCGGGCCCGGGCAAGATACGCGGCCGGCAGACCGCTGGTGGCGAACAACTGCCCGGCCAGCCCCATCAGCAGGTCTCCCACCAGCATCGCCAGCGACCTGCCGGCGGCGACGGAACGCGGCCGGCGGCGTACCGCACCACGCAGGGCGATCTGTGCGGTGGGCCGGCCATGGCGCAGCGGGCTGTCGTCGATGAGGTCGTCGTGGACGACAGCGGCGGCGTGCACCAGTTCCATCGAGGCCGCGGCGCGCACCAGCGCGTCGTTGTCCGGCTGGCCCACGGCTCGCCAGCCCCAGTAGCAGAACGCTGCCCGCAGCCGCTTCCCGTCCGCGACCGAGGTCTCCAGCTGGTCCGCCACGGGCCGCAGGGCCGGGTCCACGTCCGCGAACAGTTGCGCCTCCTCGGCGACGAAGCGGCGCAGCACGCCGTCGACCCGGGCCTTGAAGACGGCCGGCTCCCACCGGTCAGACGCCATCGGCGGACTTCCTGGCCAGCGCCTCCTGGGCGAGGGTCTCCAGGTGGGCCGGTGGTGTGTCGGCGTACCTGTCCAGGACCAGGCGGCCCCGAGCCTTCAGATCGCGCTCGGCCTCCACCACCAACTCCGCGCCGTCCGAACGGCGCAGCAGCCCTCGTACCGTCCCCAGGACCGAACCCACGGTGCTCACCGCCAGATCGGCCAGCCCCGCCGCCAGCAGCACTGCCTG contains:
- a CDS encoding beta-galactosidase, which codes for MISTLLSQVRQGPDGDAAPCLAFGADYNPEQWPREVWEEDVRLMREAGVNIVSLAIFSWARIQPARDAWDFAWLDEVMDLLHAGGIGVDLATATASPPPWLTTEHPEILPVTASGETVWPGARQHWRPTSPVFREHALRLVRAMAERYADHPALVAWHVSNELGCHNVYDYSDDAARAFRAWLRTRYTTLDSLNHAWGTAFWAQRYSAWEQILPPRLAASHPNPTQQLDFKRFSSDALKDHLRLERDLLRTITPSVPVTTNFMVMSGTKGMDYADWAGEVDFVSNDHYVVPGPQCREELSFSASLSGGISGGRPWFLMEHSTSAVNWQPVNLAKLPGDLARDSLLHVAHGADAVCFFQWRQSAAGAEKYHSAMLPHAGADSDLFRAVTGLGQDLRALAPVAGSEREPAQVGIVFDWDSWWASEQDSHPTARLDYHQEALDWYSALLDLGIRADVVPARSDLSRYRLVIAPVLHVVPAALAKELTRYTENGGHLVTTYFSGVVDENDHIWLGGYPGALRDLLGIRIEEFGPLLDGDTVEVDGGATGSMWTDRITVSAPDVEVLAHYRSGVYAGRPAVTRRAVGAGSAAYVSTRLGADGLGGLLPRLLAPAGVTGELPADAAGRVELAVRRDAGHRYLFLVNRTDGPVPVAGLAGDLLIGTAEAGAVVLPPRGVAVLRQPAA
- a CDS encoding YeeE/YedE family protein, yielding MTTAPPAGPAAPPRALPALFVPSPTSAPQPEAPALPPVRRTPLVVSGLLAAALTAYVWSAHGAKPGVLLLLGLGLGVALFHSRFGFTSAWRQLIAVGNGTGLRAHALLLGTTATLFALIIGTSTGLFGSQPAPSAGTLGVGLVVGSLLFAIGMQLGGACASGTLFAVGSGQTSVLLTLGGFIAGATLAAWQFDLWKDLPAWEPVVLSEHIGWFGSWAVTIAALLLVVVVTRRVQARRNPPPLGAVPSARTAAVRALRGSWPLAAGALVLAVLGAGVLLVSGGAWGVTSAFSLWGSELVGALGGHPENWTWWRQAGNAEMLAGPVLADKTSLTDIGIMIGAAVAAALGGTWALHRGIPWRTAVASVLGGVLMGIGARLAGGCNIGAYLAGVASGSLSGWLWGAVALGGTWIGLKLRPLFGLGNPKPGDGVC
- a CDS encoding DUF1877 domain-containing protein, which codes for MALTQQLARVTPQYLAQCRAIAEASPDGDPDWDPPVEDTVDLDWAIWGLIWFCQRMPVEGPCVQLLRRSISGDPGGDVEFLDHPGVHDGFDSPPALLAPAVVAELARELAALDVDDILRCLPADHVEAAEACGFRGFGGHPREYLVEHFGLLQSFYLVAGRRGLAVLTWTD
- a CDS encoding oxygenase MpaB family protein; this encodes MSYTESSLNSLRLAGDELADATVAALFERGEVGKFNSLMRYVSTAGSPLPDGLPDVAREYLEATGAPPAWVDWGEMEKARLFFADNNVHISTALSFASMPACYLVPHVAKLLSATHGLDYPSRRMAETGQFTVYLMQPGAFEAGSPFIPAAQKVRLLHASIRHHLTRENRWDTGALGTPICQEDMIGGQMFFSLLVLDSLHRLGIHMSTDGAESYYYAWRVVGAMLGVDQDTVPRTLEDARRFLDLYMVRHMGPSPEGAHLTRQLIDLYEEVVPGTFLDPVVSALIRHLVGDTCADWLQVPRSSWDTLVRTVPHLLGALESIEDRSPLGAWALDHIGRLTTSLELSSLTRGRVMHYAIPEQLKKDYDVPGSVPRSKRWTPPAATVF
- a CDS encoding polyprenyl synthetase family protein; this translates as MASDRWEPAVFKARVDGVLRRFVAEEAQLFADVDPALRPVADQLETSVADGKRLRAAFCYWGWRAVGQPDNDALVRAAASMELVHAAAVVHDDLIDDSPLRHGRPTAQIALRGAVRRRPRSVAAGRSLAMLVGDLLMGLAGQLFATSGLPAAYLARARPLWSDLARDLIAGECLEILRTGAPPDTTESLKVIRFKTAKYTVEQPLLIGGALAGAGDRIREGFSAYGLPLGEAFQLRDDLLGLFGNPERTGKANTDDLRGHRPTTLLAETWRLAGEAERQHLRALLGRRDLDAEGLRAVRELMCRLHAPDRVEEMISARVEEALGALAGLGVPAPAASALTTLARSVTVRVS
- a CDS encoding MFS transporter — encoded protein: MPGDSEAVEPRTEARNGEGSASALSRGVVALFAVACGAAVANVYFSQPLLVTMGHDLGMSPALVGGVVTLTHVGYGLGLFLLVPLGDVADRRRLVVGQLLLLVVALAVVATAHTAVVLLAAMAALGLLAVVTQTLVAFAASMAAPAERGRVVGLVTSGVVIGILLARTASGFVADLAGWRSVYLASAALTALLALVLHRVLPRHTGVPTTPLRYGELLRSTLTLFARERLLRLRALFGLLIFAAFSTLWSSVALPLSEAPYFLSHSKIGALGLIGAAGAVAATAAGRLNDRGLSRRTTGTALALLTASWLPLAFTRGSLWALVVGIILLDLAVQAVHVTNQTLIHALHPDAGSRLIGGYMVFYSIGSATGAIAATTLYTVAGWGAVCGLGAAFSFLGLTLWTFTRRHSAPPPGWTTAPPTTSGASPDTDNAFTAGRAGPP
- a CDS encoding winged helix-turn-helix transcriptional regulator, giving the protein MVARTRFDDSECPVARSVDAIGDWWSLLIVRDAFDGSRRFGEFQRSLGVAKNILTARLRALVAGGVLASVPASDGSAYREYVLTPKGEALFPVIVALRQWGEQNFFVPGEPHSELVDRRQGNRLRALEVLSEDGRRLSPDDTTVHKVAPR
- a CDS encoding DUF2283 domain-containing protein, with amino-acid sequence MRVTYDRAVDAAYVYFTDPQDRVKSAHTYPCDPVDVDGMINLDFDEQGRLIGVEVLAASSKLPQYLLRSAERLGTEGA
- a CDS encoding polyprenyl synthetase, with amino-acid sequence MAKDAGRGTSPEGQAVLLAAGLADLAVSTVGSVLGTVRGLLRRSDGAELVVEAERDLKARGRLVLDRYADTPPAHLETLAQEALARKSADGV